Genomic segment of Populus nigra chromosome 14, ddPopNigr1.1, whole genome shotgun sequence:
GCCAATCACTGGTAAACCTTGCTTATTAACGTCAGCAATCCTACCTTCTAAGCTTAAATTACAATACACCTTAGCTCTGCACCTCATCAAATCATAAGTCTCAATCTTCCTGTCTCTTGACATGCCTCCTTCATTGTGCCTCATCACCACAGACTTTTCAAAGCAAACTGGCTGACTATCATTAACCCCTTCAAAGTTTTCAATATATGGGGCTCCACCAAATGTTGCCTCTATTAGGATCTTTAGCCATGGACTCATATTGAACCTTAGCTCACCCCAGTGGTACAGAATCCATCTACTTGGAGATTCACACCCATTTCTTCTATGCCAAGAAACAAATGGTACCATTGCTGATAACCCATGCCAAATATTATCGTAGTTATAATGGTTATATGATACAAAGGTTAGTCCTTTTAGAAGAGTGGCATTGATAGGCAATGCTTCAGGCCATGCCAGTGCATATGAATTCCAAGAACCATCATGTGTCTCCTTTCCTTTCAAGCAAAGTAACCTACCTTTTGACGATTCTGAAGGAAACTGCTGATAGTGCACTTCACCTTCTTCACGGGTATCATGCATAGAGCTCATGAACCACGTGTGACCTTCAGGAGCTGTATCTGCATAGCGTAAGTCCTTAAGGGGGAGAAATGTGACCGCCTGCCGCAGTTTTTCAGCCATGGATTCGAGTTCTTGGGTGCAATTGGTTACTCTTTCCCAATGGTGCATGAGAGACCATGAAGTTGAAGATGGTGGACCATGGAGAAACCGGATGTGGTagagagtgaagagagaaaCGCAAAGGGCTAGAAGGAAGATAGAGAGTTTAGGGGAGTAGAGAGAAGAGGCTGACATGGTAGTGCGTTGTTTAGGACAGGAAGGAGTTTTGAGAGTGGGATTTGTGGGTCTGCTTAGTTCTGGAGGTGATTTGGCCATGAAAGTAATGagattctttttctctctttctccctcATAAGTGAGAAGTCATTGTAAAGAAATTAGATCACCATATCATGCATAGTTCTCTTGCTTAAAAACTATACAGTTGAGTAGAAAACAAACCCCCCAAATTAAAAGTGGTGTCAAATGGAAGCAAGataatcaaaagaagaaaacatgagtaaaggtaaacaaaaaaaaaaaatacaaga
This window contains:
- the LOC133672976 gene encoding uncharacterized protein LOC133672976; translated protein: MAKSPPELSRPTNPTLKTPSCPKQRTTMSASSLYSPKLSIFLLALCVSLFTLYHIRFLHGPPSSTSWSLMHHWERVTNCTQELESMAEKLRQAVTFLPLKDLRYADTAPEGHTWFMSSMHDTREEGEVHYQQFPSESSKGRLLCLKGKETHDGSWNSYALAWPEALPINATLLKGLTFVSYNHYNYDNIWHGLSAMVPFVSWHRRNGCESPSRWILYHWGELRFNMSPWLKILIEATFGGAPYIENFEGVNDSQPVCFEKSVVMRHNEGGMSRDRKIETYDLMRCRAKVYCNLSLEGRIADVNKQGLPVIGMTLFMRTGPRSFKNESAVIGIFEKECAKIDGCRLMVAYSNNLTFCEQVKLMSLTDILASAHGAQLTNLFLMDKNSSVMEFFPKGWLKLAGVGQYVFHWLASWSGMRHQGAWRDPNGYECPYGEDDRRCMSIYKTGKIGLNETYFTEWAKKVLNEVKINKLEAAANKTNASASICACG